In Nocardia sputorum, a single genomic region encodes these proteins:
- a CDS encoding hemolysin family protein: MNSLTLILLAVLLIFVGGVFAGVDSALNTISPARVDDMVRADRPGAVRLSRVVDDRARYVNLMVLLRILCEIGATVLLAAGLMTVWGRNWALLITALVMVLVSYVVIGVGPRTLGRQHAYSISLAAALPLQFIGALLGPLSRLLILIGNAITPGKGFRNGPFASEIELREVVEMAGERGVVADDERRMIQSVFELGDTPARAVMVPRTEMVWIEADKTAAQAMSLAVRSGHSRIPVIGENVDDILGVVYLKDLVPFAERSRKVRVQEVMRPAVFMPDSKPLDSLLDEMQRRRNHMALLVDEYGGIAGLVTIEDVLEEIVGEIADEYDTDETPPIEDLGDGHYRVSARLSVEDLGELYGLEIEEEDVDTVGGLLAHELGRVPLPGSKIEAHGLVLRGEGGPDARGRMRVNTVVVRKAREKVPAGKPNGDNPNGKRKANGSEREIPADRDEDGDSE; this comes from the coding sequence GTGAATTCCCTGACCCTGATCCTGCTGGCGGTCCTGCTCATCTTCGTGGGTGGGGTTTTCGCCGGCGTCGATTCCGCCCTGAACACGATCTCGCCTGCCCGGGTGGACGACATGGTGCGGGCCGACCGGCCCGGCGCGGTGCGGCTGAGCCGGGTCGTCGACGACCGGGCGCGCTACGTGAATCTCATGGTGCTGCTGCGCATCCTGTGCGAGATCGGCGCCACGGTGCTGCTCGCGGCCGGACTGATGACGGTCTGGGGGAGGAACTGGGCGCTGCTGATCACCGCGCTGGTGATGGTGCTGGTGTCCTACGTGGTGATCGGTGTCGGCCCGCGCACGCTGGGCAGGCAGCACGCGTACTCCATCTCGCTGGCGGCGGCCTTGCCGCTGCAGTTCATCGGTGCGCTGCTCGGCCCGCTGAGCAGGCTGTTGATCCTCATCGGTAACGCGATCACCCCGGGTAAGGGTTTTCGCAACGGCCCCTTCGCTTCCGAGATCGAATTGCGCGAGGTGGTCGAGATGGCCGGTGAGCGCGGTGTGGTCGCCGACGACGAGCGGCGCATGATCCAGTCGGTCTTCGAACTAGGCGACACACCGGCGCGCGCGGTGATGGTGCCGCGCACGGAGATGGTCTGGATCGAAGCGGACAAGACCGCTGCGCAGGCGATGTCGCTGGCGGTGCGCTCCGGGCATTCGCGGATCCCGGTGATCGGCGAGAACGTCGACGACATCCTCGGCGTGGTCTATCTGAAGGATCTCGTGCCGTTCGCCGAGCGCAGCCGCAAGGTGCGGGTGCAGGAGGTGATGCGGCCCGCGGTGTTCATGCCCGACTCCAAACCGCTGGACAGCCTGCTGGACGAGATGCAGCGCAGGCGCAACCACATGGCTTTGCTGGTGGACGAGTACGGCGGGATCGCGGGTCTGGTGACCATCGAGGACGTGCTCGAGGAGATCGTCGGAGAGATCGCCGACGAGTACGACACCGACGAGACCCCGCCCATCGAGGATCTCGGCGACGGTCACTACCGTGTGTCGGCCCGGCTGTCGGTGGAGGATCTGGGCGAGCTGTACGGGCTGGAGATCGAGGAGGAGGACGTCGACACCGTCGGCGGCCTGCTCGCACACGAGCTGGGCCGGGTGCCGCTGCCCGGGTCGAAGATCGAGGCGCACGGGCTGGTGCTGCGCGGTGAGGGCGGCCCGGACGCGCGCGGCCGGATGCGGGTGAACACCGTGGTGGTACGCAAAGCGCGCGAGAAGGTCCCCGCCGGGAAGCCCAACGGGGACAATCCCAATGGCAAGCGCAAGGCCAACGGATCGGAGCGGGAGATCCCTGCCGATCGCGACGAGGACGGAGACAGCGAATGA
- the ybeY gene encoding rRNA maturation RNase YbeY — translation MSIEIANESGIDVPEEELVSVARFVIARMDVHPAAELSMVLVDLDTMADLHMRWMDLPGPTDVMSFPMDELEPGGRPDSPEPGPSMLGDIVLCPEFAAGQARKAGHSLDHELALLTVHGVLHLLGYDHAEPEEEKEMFALQARLLEEWYESLREARRRAELAERDARLLGKAGFTTPGDSLGPA, via the coding sequence GTGAGCATCGAGATCGCCAACGAGTCGGGCATCGACGTACCCGAAGAAGAGCTGGTCAGCGTCGCACGGTTCGTGATCGCCCGGATGGACGTCCACCCGGCCGCGGAGCTGTCGATGGTGCTCGTCGATCTCGACACCATGGCCGACCTGCACATGCGCTGGATGGACCTACCCGGCCCGACCGACGTCATGTCCTTCCCGATGGACGAACTCGAGCCGGGCGGGCGGCCCGACAGCCCCGAACCCGGCCCGTCCATGCTCGGCGACATCGTGCTGTGCCCGGAGTTCGCCGCCGGACAGGCGCGCAAGGCGGGGCACTCCCTCGATCACGAACTCGCCTTGCTCACCGTGCACGGCGTCCTGCACCTGCTCGGCTACGACCACGCCGAGCCGGAGGAGGAGAAGGAGATGTTCGCGCTGCAGGCCCGGCTGCTCGAGGAGTGGTACGAGAGCCTGCGGGAGGCTCGGCGGCGCGCCGAGCTGGCCGAACGCGACGCGCGGTTGCTGGGCAAGGCGGGCTTCACCACACCGGGTGACTCCCTGGGTCCCGCGTGA
- a CDS encoding PhoH family protein: MGAGDNGSGPAARTVRSSIELAPESVFPFLGSADQNLRELEALLDADIHVRGNSVTLTGKAADVALAERVIEQLVALTGRNRVVTPEAVRHTVSMLTEGSSESPAEVLSLDILSRRGKTIRPKTLNQKRYVDAIDANTIVFGIGPAGTGKTYLAMAKAVQALQSKQVNRIILTRPAVEAGERLGFLPGTLNEKIDPYLRPLYDALHDMMDPEAIPKLMAAGVIEVAPLAYMRGRTLNDSFIILDEAQNTTAEQMKMFLTRLGFGSKIVVTGDVTQVDLPTGARSGLRAASEILTEIDDIHFAELTSSDVVRHRLVSDIVDAYDRFEAETRPQVAPHYGGNRAQRRAASRSDRR; encoded by the coding sequence ATCGGCGCCGGCGACAACGGTTCGGGTCCGGCAGCGCGCACCGTGCGCTCGAGCATCGAACTCGCTCCAGAATCCGTGTTCCCCTTCCTCGGTTCGGCCGACCAGAACCTTCGTGAACTGGAAGCGCTGCTCGACGCGGACATTCACGTCCGCGGCAATTCCGTGACCCTCACCGGCAAGGCGGCCGACGTCGCGCTCGCCGAGCGGGTGATCGAGCAGTTGGTCGCGCTCACCGGCCGCAACCGCGTGGTGACTCCCGAAGCGGTGCGGCACACCGTCTCGATGCTCACCGAGGGCTCCAGCGAGTCCCCCGCGGAGGTGCTCAGTCTGGACATCCTGTCCCGGCGCGGCAAGACCATCCGGCCCAAGACGCTGAACCAGAAGCGGTACGTCGATGCGATCGACGCCAACACCATCGTGTTCGGCATCGGTCCCGCCGGTACCGGCAAGACCTATCTGGCGATGGCGAAGGCGGTCCAGGCGCTGCAGTCCAAGCAGGTCAACCGGATCATCCTCACGCGTCCGGCGGTCGAGGCGGGGGAGCGGCTCGGCTTCCTGCCCGGCACGCTGAACGAGAAGATCGATCCGTATCTGCGGCCGCTGTACGACGCGCTGCACGACATGATGGATCCGGAGGCCATTCCGAAGCTGATGGCGGCCGGTGTCATCGAGGTCGCGCCGCTGGCCTACATGCGCGGACGCACCCTGAACGACTCGTTCATCATCCTCGACGAGGCGCAGAACACCACCGCCGAGCAGATGAAGATGTTCCTCACCCGCCTCGGGTTCGGCTCGAAGATCGTGGTGACCGGTGACGTGACGCAGGTCGATCTGCCGACGGGCGCGCGGTCCGGTCTGCGCGCCGCCAGCGAGATCCTCACCGAGATCGATGACATCCACTTCGCGGAGCTGACCAGCAGCGACGTGGTCCGCCACCGGCTGGTCTCGGACATCGTCGACGCTTACGACCGCTTCGAAGCCGAAACCCGGCCGCAGGTCGCCCCGCATTACGGCGGCAATCGCGCGCAGCGCCGCGCGGCGAGCCGGTCGGACCGGCGATAA
- a CDS encoding LysR family transcriptional regulator — protein MVLGEDLEWFTTLAELERVGAAADRLHLAQPTLSRMLARLERRVGVELFDRHGKRITLNEYGRIYYEHARRARSELDAAKQALADRANPAGGVVRLSFQHSFGGSLVPQLISGFRRVSGRITVTLWQGAATAVTERVLEGAADLGIVSPRPAVAGVGWRVVLRQPLVLAVPPDHRLAGRRQVRLAEAADAEFVTMHHGFGMRRIFDELCAAADIRPRIAFESSDLVTVAGLVSAGLGVAILPQEDPLSAGPLSGPVTVPLADAGAARAVGLVWPAAATPPEAVRRFVTSPRIGRGGVGEFREGRFCPRLIRWAVSVGRVKLFSIQQSRPESRL, from the coding sequence ATGGTGCTCGGAGAGGATCTGGAGTGGTTCACGACACTCGCCGAACTGGAGCGGGTGGGTGCGGCGGCGGATCGCTTGCACCTCGCGCAGCCGACCCTGTCGCGCATGCTGGCCCGTCTGGAGCGCAGGGTGGGTGTCGAACTGTTCGACCGGCACGGCAAACGGATCACCCTCAACGAGTACGGCCGGATCTACTACGAGCACGCCCGCCGCGCGCGATCCGAGCTGGACGCCGCGAAACAGGCGCTCGCCGATCGGGCCAACCCGGCCGGGGGCGTCGTGCGGTTGTCGTTCCAGCACTCGTTCGGTGGCTCCCTGGTACCGCAGCTGATCAGCGGTTTCCGGCGCGTCTCCGGCCGGATCACCGTCACCCTGTGGCAAGGGGCGGCCACGGCGGTGACCGAGCGGGTGCTCGAAGGCGCGGCCGATCTGGGCATCGTCTCGCCGCGCCCCGCCGTCGCGGGCGTCGGCTGGCGGGTCGTGCTGCGCCAGCCCCTGGTTCTCGCGGTGCCGCCGGATCACCGGTTGGCCGGGCGGCGGCAGGTGCGGCTCGCGGAGGCGGCCGACGCGGAGTTCGTCACCATGCACCACGGGTTCGGTATGCGGCGCATCTTCGACGAGCTGTGCGCCGCGGCGGACATCCGGCCGCGCATCGCGTTCGAGTCGAGTGATCTCGTCACCGTGGCCGGGCTGGTGTCGGCGGGTCTGGGGGTGGCGATCCTGCCGCAGGAGGATCCCTTGTCGGCGGGGCCGTTGTCCGGCCCGGTGACGGTGCCGCTGGCGGACGCGGGCGCCGCGCGCGCGGTCGGGCTGGTCTGGCCCGCCGCGGCGACGCCGCCGGAGGCGGTGCGACGCTTCGTGACTTCACCGAGGATTGGGCGCGGCGGCGTGGGGGAATTCCGTGAGGGCCGGTTCTGCCCGCGGCTTATTCGCTGGGCGGTGTCGGTGGGGCGCGTTAAACTTTTCTCAATACAGCAGTCGAGACCGGAAAGCAGGCTATAG
- a CDS encoding MFS transporter → MTTTRIEAARDVAHERRITIALFAAGLTTFASMYSAQALLPSLSAAFGATPARAALAVSLTTGFLALAIIPVSALSSRIGRTRVMIGSAVAAAVIGLLLPLSPSLDLLLAGRAVQGIALAGVPAVAMAYLAEEIGGDGLGAAMGVYVAGTTIGGLAGRLIPAFALDLASWRWAQATVSLAAVACTVWFVRWLPPSRGFVPRPAGFRTVLGDLGSQLRQRGLLALFGLAFVLMGGFVSMYNYLGYRLTSAPFGLPEALAGLVFVLYLAGTAASAAAGRLTDRIGRSRVLAMSLVVTTIGLGTTIPDHIGTVIIGVLLFTAGFFGAHTAASAWVGAMAEGNRGAASSLYLFAYYLGSALVGGTAGIAYARAGWLGLVCGIGSLMVIAALLLWVSHRAHRGAATGGTTGSAPEAAPIEV, encoded by the coding sequence ATGACCACGACCCGGATCGAAGCGGCGAGAGACGTCGCGCACGAACGCAGGATCACCATCGCGCTGTTCGCGGCCGGTCTGACGACGTTCGCCTCCATGTACAGCGCGCAAGCTCTGCTGCCGAGCCTTTCGGCCGCCTTCGGTGCGACGCCCGCGCGGGCCGCGCTGGCGGTCTCGCTCACCACCGGTTTCCTCGCGCTGGCGATCATTCCGGTGAGCGCGCTCTCCTCACGGATCGGCCGGACCAGGGTGATGATCGGTTCCGCCGTCGCGGCGGCGGTGATCGGGCTGCTGCTGCCGCTGAGCCCCTCGCTGGATCTGCTGCTCGCCGGACGCGCGGTGCAGGGCATCGCGCTGGCCGGCGTGCCCGCGGTGGCGATGGCCTATCTGGCGGAGGAGATCGGCGGGGACGGGTTGGGCGCCGCGATGGGCGTCTACGTGGCGGGCACCACGATCGGCGGGCTGGCGGGGCGGTTGATCCCGGCGTTCGCCCTGGACCTGGCGTCCTGGCGGTGGGCGCAGGCCACGGTCTCCCTCGCCGCCGTAGCCTGCACCGTGTGGTTCGTCCGCTGGTTGCCGCCCTCGCGCGGCTTCGTCCCGCGACCCGCCGGATTCCGGACCGTGCTCGGCGACCTCGGCAGCCAGCTGCGTCAGCGCGGACTGCTCGCCCTGTTCGGGCTGGCGTTCGTGCTGATGGGCGGGTTCGTCTCGATGTACAACTATCTCGGCTACCGGCTGACCAGCGCGCCGTTCGGATTGCCGGAAGCCCTGGCCGGGCTGGTGTTCGTGCTGTATCTGGCCGGAACGGCGGCCTCGGCGGCCGCCGGCCGGTTGACCGATCGGATCGGCAGGTCACGCGTCCTCGCGATGTCGCTGGTCGTGACGACGATCGGGCTGGGGACGACGATCCCCGACCACATCGGCACCGTGATCATCGGCGTGCTGCTTTTCACCGCGGGGTTCTTCGGGGCGCACACCGCGGCGAGCGCATGGGTGGGCGCGATGGCCGAGGGCAACCGGGGCGCGGCGTCGTCGCTGTACCTGTTCGCCTATTACCTCGGCAGCGCACTCGTCGGCGGAACGGCCGGGATCGCCTACGCTCGCGCCGGGTGGCTCGGCCTGGTCTGCGGTATCGGATCGCTGATGGTCATCGCGGCGCTACTGCTGTGGGTGTCGCATCGAGCGCACCGCGGTGCGGCGACAGGGGGTACCACCGGTAGCGCGCCGGAAGCGGCGCCCATCGAGGTTTGA
- a CDS encoding 16S rRNA (uracil(1498)-N(3))-methyltransferase, whose protein sequence is MVATVFYLDEVPEPGAVAVLDGPEGRHAATVRRIRVGEPITLSDGRGVLAESEVVAAQRDRLDLAVRNRVLAAPPAPPVTVVQALPKSDRSELAVELMTEAGADAVVPWQAARCVANWEGKAAKGVEKWRAAARSAARQSRRAYIPDVSDLHRTKDVLELIRAAKTGGAIVAALHESGTTRFSTLPFADATRIVLVVGPEGGLDDAELTALADAGAEVTLLGPTVLRTSTAAAVALGALGALTPRW, encoded by the coding sequence GTGGTCGCGACGGTCTTCTACCTCGACGAGGTGCCCGAGCCGGGCGCGGTCGCGGTGCTCGACGGCCCGGAGGGCAGGCACGCCGCCACGGTGCGGCGCATCCGGGTCGGCGAGCCGATCACCCTCTCCGATGGCCGGGGCGTGCTCGCCGAATCGGAAGTCGTCGCCGCGCAACGCGACCGGCTCGATCTAGCCGTGCGCAACCGGGTGCTCGCGGCTCCGCCCGCCCCACCGGTCACCGTCGTGCAGGCGCTGCCGAAATCCGATCGTTCGGAGTTGGCGGTCGAGCTGATGACCGAGGCGGGCGCGGACGCCGTCGTGCCGTGGCAGGCCGCGCGCTGTGTCGCGAACTGGGAGGGCAAAGCGGCCAAAGGTGTCGAGAAATGGCGGGCCGCTGCCCGTTCGGCCGCCCGCCAGTCCCGCCGGGCCTACATCCCGGACGTGTCCGACCTGCACCGCACCAAGGATGTGCTGGAGTTGATCCGCGCGGCGAAGACCGGCGGCGCGATCGTGGCGGCGCTGCACGAATCCGGCACCACCCGTTTCAGCACGCTGCCCTTCGCCGACGCGACCCGGATCGTGCTCGTGGTGGGCCCGGAAGGCGGGCTGGACGACGCGGAGCTCACCGCCTTGGCCGATGCGGGAGCGGAGGTGACGTTGCTCGGTCCGACGGTGCTGCGAACCTCCACCGCGGCGGCGGTCGCGCTCGGCGCGCTCGGCGCTCTGACCCCGCGCTGGTGA
- the dnaJ gene encoding molecular chaperone DnaJ, translating into MARDYYGLLGVAKNATDQEIKRAYRKLARELHPDVNPDEAAQAKFKEVSTAYEVLSDPEKRRIVDMGGDPLESGGGGAGFNGAGFGGLGDVFEAFFGGMSGSAGTRKPRGRVQPGADSLIRTRLSLAECAVGVTKHLTVDTAILCDICQGSGTNGNSKPVRCETCGGAGEVQSVQRSFLGQVLTSRPCPTCRGAGETIPDPCHKCGGDGRVRARREIAAPIPAGVANGMRVRLAAQGEVGPGGGHAGDLYVEIVEQPHDVFVRDGDDLHCTIRVPMVDAALGTTVVIDTILDGPTELSIPAGTQPGEISVLRGHGMPRLRSSARGDLLAHLDIVIPAKLDSKQTELLRKYKGLRERERAEVMSAQSEHNSGLFARLRASFSGR; encoded by the coding sequence GTGGCACGGGACTACTACGGACTGCTCGGCGTCGCGAAGAACGCGACCGACCAGGAGATCAAGCGGGCCTACCGCAAGCTGGCGCGTGAGCTCCACCCCGACGTCAACCCCGACGAGGCGGCGCAGGCCAAGTTCAAGGAAGTGTCGACCGCCTACGAGGTGCTGTCGGATCCGGAGAAGCGGCGCATCGTCGACATGGGCGGCGACCCGCTGGAATCCGGCGGCGGCGGGGCCGGATTCAACGGCGCGGGCTTCGGCGGGCTCGGCGACGTGTTCGAGGCGTTCTTCGGCGGCATGAGCGGATCGGCCGGTACGCGCAAGCCGCGCGGCCGCGTCCAGCCGGGCGCCGATTCGCTGATCCGCACCCGGCTCAGCCTGGCCGAGTGCGCGGTCGGCGTCACCAAGCACCTGACCGTGGACACCGCGATCCTGTGCGACATCTGCCAGGGTTCCGGCACCAACGGCAACTCCAAGCCGGTGCGCTGCGAAACCTGTGGCGGCGCGGGCGAAGTGCAGTCCGTGCAGCGGTCCTTCCTCGGTCAGGTGCTGACCTCGCGTCCGTGCCCCACCTGCCGGGGCGCGGGCGAGACCATCCCGGACCCCTGCCACAAGTGTGGTGGCGACGGCCGGGTGCGGGCGCGTCGCGAGATCGCCGCGCCGATCCCCGCCGGCGTCGCGAACGGCATGCGGGTACGGCTGGCCGCGCAGGGCGAGGTCGGCCCGGGCGGCGGCCACGCGGGCGACCTGTATGTCGAGATCGTGGAGCAGCCGCACGACGTCTTCGTCCGCGACGGTGACGATCTGCACTGCACCATCCGGGTGCCGATGGTCGACGCGGCGCTGGGCACCACCGTCGTGATCGACACGATCCTGGACGGTCCGACCGAGCTGTCCATTCCGGCGGGCACCCAGCCCGGCGAGATCTCGGTGCTGCGCGGGCACGGCATGCCGCGGCTGCGCTCCAGCGCGCGCGGCGACCTGCTCGCGCACCTGGACATCGTGATCCCGGCCAAGCTGGACAGCAAGCAGACCGAACTGCTGCGCAAGTACAAGGGATTGCGCGAGCGGGAGCGCGCCGAGGTGATGTCGGCGCAGTCCGAGCACAACAGCGGCTTGTTCGCGCGGTTGCGCGCCTCGTTCAGCGGGCGCTAG
- the hrcA gene encoding heat-inducible transcriptional repressor HrcA, producing the protein MSSTEDRRFEVLRAIVADYVATKEPIGSKTLVERHNLGVSSATVRNDMAVLEAEGYITQPHTSSGRIPTDKGYRQFVDRISEVKPLSPAERRAILEFLESGVDLDDVLRRGVRLLAQLTRQVAVVQYPTVSASTVRHIEVVALNPARLLLVVITDTGRVDQRLVELGAVIDDEDLAALRGMLGGAMDGKRLATASAAVAELPEHAPVRLRDVLVRVATVLVETLVEHPEERLVLGGTANLTRNAADFGFPGSLRAVLEALEEQVIVLKLLAAAQQPGTVTVRIGEETQVEQMRGTSVVSTGYGAAGAVLGGMGVLGPTRMDYPGTIASVAAVARYIGEVLAER; encoded by the coding sequence ATGTCGAGCACCGAGGATCGGCGCTTCGAGGTCCTGCGCGCAATCGTCGCGGACTATGTCGCGACCAAGGAACCGATCGGGTCGAAGACGCTGGTAGAGCGGCACAACCTGGGAGTTTCCAGCGCGACGGTGCGCAACGACATGGCGGTGCTCGAGGCCGAGGGCTACATCACACAGCCGCACACGAGTTCCGGCCGCATCCCCACGGACAAGGGCTACCGGCAGTTCGTGGACCGGATCTCCGAGGTGAAACCGCTGTCGCCGGCCGAGCGCAGGGCGATTCTGGAATTCCTGGAATCCGGTGTCGATCTCGACGACGTGCTGCGCCGGGGCGTGCGTCTGCTGGCCCAGCTGACCAGGCAGGTCGCCGTGGTGCAGTACCCGACCGTCTCGGCGTCCACGGTGCGGCACATCGAGGTGGTCGCGCTGAATCCCGCGCGCCTGCTGCTGGTGGTGATCACCGACACCGGCCGGGTCGACCAGCGTCTGGTGGAACTCGGCGCGGTGATCGATGACGAGGACCTGGCCGCGCTGCGCGGCATGCTCGGCGGTGCGATGGACGGCAAACGGCTGGCCACGGCCTCGGCCGCGGTCGCCGAGCTACCCGAGCACGCGCCGGTGCGGCTGCGCGACGTGCTGGTGCGGGTGGCCACGGTGCTGGTGGAGACCCTCGTGGAACACCCCGAGGAGCGATTGGTGCTCGGCGGCACCGCCAACCTCACCCGCAACGCCGCCGACTTCGGTTTCCCCGGGTCGCTGCGCGCGGTGCTGGAAGCGCTGGAGGAGCAGGTGATCGTGCTCAAGCTGCTCGCCGCGGCCCAGCAGCCGGGGACGGTGACGGTGCGCATCGGCGAGGAGACGCAGGTCGAGCAGATGCGCGGCACGTCGGTGGTGTCCACCGGCTACGGCGCGGCCGGCGCGGTGCTCGGGGGTATGGGGGTGCTCGGCCCGACCCGGATGGACTATCCGGGCACCATCGCGTCGGTCGCGGCCGTCGCCCGATATATCGGCGAGGTCCTCGCCGAGCGCTGA
- a CDS encoding alpha/beta fold hydrolase: protein MTNRRCLRRALATLALALAATMSAGPAWAQPLPTIVLVHGAFADTTSWDGVAAALRERGYRVVTPENPLRGPAYDAAAVQRTLDTISGPVVLAGHSYGGFVISNVRDPKVESLVYIAAFAPVQGEVAQQALDPIRFPGSRLLPPALQVKIVDDVTGVAGKNLDGYVAPDSFNAVFAQDVGPATAADMIAHQHSIAVKANLEPSGPPSWSGTPSWFLVSAADRVIPPSSQRFMAQRMGARTSEIDASHASPVSRPDAVAAVIEAAVPR, encoded by the coding sequence ATGACGAACAGACGCTGCCTGCGCCGCGCCCTGGCCACGCTCGCCCTGGCCCTCGCCGCCACGATGTCGGCCGGGCCCGCGTGGGCGCAGCCGCTGCCCACCATCGTGCTCGTGCACGGCGCCTTCGCCGACACGACCAGCTGGGACGGCGTCGCCGCCGCGTTGCGCGAGCGCGGCTATCGCGTGGTGACGCCGGAGAATCCGCTGCGCGGGCCCGCCTACGATGCCGCCGCCGTGCAACGCACGCTGGATACGATCAGCGGCCCGGTCGTGCTGGCCGGGCACTCCTACGGCGGCTTCGTGATCAGCAACGTGCGCGACCCGAAAGTCGAATCGCTCGTCTACATCGCGGCCTTCGCGCCGGTGCAAGGCGAGGTGGCCCAGCAGGCGCTCGACCCGATCCGCTTCCCCGGCAGCAGGCTGCTCCCGCCCGCCCTGCAGGTGAAGATCGTCGACGACGTCACCGGCGTCGCGGGGAAGAACCTGGACGGCTATGTCGCGCCCGACAGCTTCAACGCCGTCTTCGCTCAGGACGTCGGCCCGGCGACCGCGGCCGACATGATCGCCCACCAGCACTCCATCGCCGTGAAGGCCAACCTCGAACCCTCCGGACCGCCGTCCTGGTCCGGCACCCCCAGCTGGTTTCTCGTCTCGGCCGCCGACCGGGTCATACCACCGTCCTCCCAGCGCTTCATGGCCCAGCGCATGGGGGCTCGAACCAGTGAGATCGACGCCTCGCACGCGTCTCCGGTCTCCCGGCCCGACGCCGTGGCAGCGGTGATCGAAGCCGCCGTCCCGCGCTGA
- a CDS encoding alpha/beta fold hydrolase — MPTITTTDGVEIYYRDWGSGRPVVFSHGWPLNSDAWDNQMNLVASHGCRAIAHDRRGHGRSGDVWDGHDMDHYADDLAAVLNELDIKDAILVGHSTGGGEVTRYLSRHGTSRVAKAVLLGAVPPLMLRTDANPEGTPIQAFDDIRAGVAADRSQFWKDLSVPFYGANRAGAEVSQGLRDHFWLMGMQVGLKAALDCVKAFSETDFTAELPSIDIPVLVAHGDDDQIVPLAAAGAKTAELLPRARLKVYPGAPHGLCGAYEKAFDADLLDFVQNRGAETP, encoded by the coding sequence ATGCCGACGATCACCACCACCGATGGCGTCGAGATCTACTACCGGGACTGGGGTTCGGGCCGTCCCGTGGTGTTCAGCCACGGCTGGCCGCTGAACAGCGACGCCTGGGACAACCAGATGAACCTGGTCGCGAGCCATGGTTGCCGCGCTATCGCGCACGACCGGCGCGGGCACGGCCGCTCCGGCGACGTGTGGGACGGGCACGACATGGACCACTACGCCGACGACCTCGCCGCGGTGCTGAACGAGCTGGACATCAAGGACGCGATCCTGGTCGGGCATTCCACCGGCGGCGGCGAGGTGACCAGATACCTGTCCCGGCACGGCACGTCGCGGGTCGCCAAGGCGGTGCTGCTCGGCGCGGTCCCGCCGTTGATGCTGCGGACCGACGCCAATCCCGAAGGAACGCCGATCCAGGCGTTCGACGACATCCGCGCCGGCGTCGCCGCCGACCGATCGCAGTTCTGGAAGGACCTGTCGGTCCCGTTCTACGGCGCCAATCGCGCGGGCGCCGAGGTCTCGCAAGGGCTGCGCGACCACTTCTGGCTGATGGGCATGCAGGTGGGGCTGAAGGCCGCGCTGGACTGCGTCAAGGCGTTCTCCGAGACCGACTTCACCGCCGAGCTGCCGAGCATCGACATCCCGGTGCTGGTGGCGCACGGCGACGACGACCAGATCGTGCCGCTCGCCGCCGCGGGCGCCAAGACGGCGGAACTGCTACCGCGAGCGCGGTTGAAGGTGTATCCCGGCGCCCCGCACGGCCTGTGCGGCGCTTACGAGAAGGCGTTCGACGCCGATCTACTGGACTTCGTGCAGAACCGAGGAGCCGAGACCCCATGA